The Garra rufa chromosome 23, GarRuf1.0, whole genome shotgun sequence genome includes a region encoding these proteins:
- the tlr8b gene encoding toll-like receptor 8b encodes MILVFILICTVHSSQGLIWAWRKLPCDVTLSNISVALDCSGRSLKRIPKNLIWNTTEIDFADNKIEYLPKDAFWNLTNLTQINLRKNQIEKSLKKDSGVFSSLANLETLNLDDNKIKAFPRDLPPGLQKLSLNSNHIKTIGPTDFAGIKKLKILMLNKNCYHNVSLELTIHNETFQHTNLTVLELSKNGLQKIPFALPRSLRKLSLLLNRIDCVHAFDLNSLRNLRVLDLSGNCPICFTAPFPCTTCQTKNNALQIHPDAFSKLSKLQDLRLSGNSLQTINSSWFRNLPLLKYLYLSFNSLISELESGQFFSVLPKVEVVDFSYNNPSQTFNQRLKLSKDFASLQSLQTLHLEGYIFHELCEEDLRPLFGLRNLSVLNLGVNFLQRVNLSVFSNFHNLSLISLIDNRLTFTNPFQRQECRSDVFSEDNEGHHREGPYIHTNEQFRHYPPFTKAECLATGAVLDLSRNNIYHVNPIIFTGAENITCLNLSSNFIASYFNGTEFADFPKLKYLDLSHNRVYMRSDSALNELKELEVLDLSHNKHYFEVAGVRNSLTFMEKLPLLKVLNLSWNEINSLTNKTLKSGSLKELQFQANRLDIMWKKDRGFKGIFKSLSNLTHLDISLNKLSEIPDDIFSYFPKTLKYFSISKNTLANFEWEQLKYLPQLETLDLSKNKLSKVTRKLSKHITSLKVLDLSHNLIFKLPHSFLEDDKSLLILSLAFNRLRDISDASFQTGSDHYLHMLKLQRNPIHCTCDLLDFILWLEKSETDLPYLASDVLCDLPESKRGHPMVSLDFKNACINNGIAQILYVLTSSIITVIMSTTIVIRVFYWDISYIYNFWKAKIRSYYFKTNDCTYDAFVMYDTKDPMVAEWVLNHLRFELEDRGRRVRPLCLAERDWTPGIPIMDNLNQSVNQSRKTIFVLTEGFVHTGIFKTAAFLAQQRLLEEGMDVMVLVLLEPVLRRSRIVNLRRCLCGQSVLEWPRNPAAEEFFWQSLRNAVRFDSQGVQSKLYTNYFSGR; translated from the coding sequence ATGATACTTGTGTTCATTTTGATATGTACTGTCCACTCATCTCAAGGCCTCATCTGGGCTTGGAGAAAGCTTCCATGTGATGTGACACTGTCCAACATCTCCGTCGCCTTGGACTGTTCGGGAAGATCTTTGAAAAGAATTCCGAAAAACCTTATTTGGAATACAACTGAAATAGACTTTGCAGACAATAAAATAGAATACCTCCCAAAGGACGCCTTTTGGAATCTGACTAATCTTACACAGATAAACCTCAGAAAGAATCAGATTGAAAAAAGCCTTAAAAAAGACAGCGGGGTTTTTTCAAGTTTGGCTAATCTTGAGACATTGAATCTTGATGATAATAAGATCAAAGCATTTCCAAGAGACCTCCCTCCTGGACTCCAAAAGCTAAGCCTCAATTCCAACCACATCAAGACAATTGGACCAACAGATTTTGCAGGAATAAAGAAACTAAAAATTTTGATGTTAAATAAGAACTGCTATCATAATGTCAGTTTAGAACTGACAATTCACAATGAAACATTTCAACACACAAATCTAACTGTGTTAGAACTGTCCAAAAATGGACTACAAAAAATACCGTTTGCTTTACCCAGATCCCTCCGCAAACTTTCACTTCTCCTAAATAGGATTGACTGTGTTCATGCCTTTGACCTGAACAGTCTAAGAAACCTAAGAGTTCTTGATTTATCAGGAAACTGCCCTATTTGTTTCACCGCTCCATTCCCATGCACTACCTGTCAGACAAAGAATAACGCTCTACAGATTCATCCAGATGCTTTTAGTAAACTATCCAAACTACAAGACCTACGTCTGTCTGGAAACTCTTTACAAACAATCAACTCATCATGGTTCCGCAACCTTCCTTTGTTAAAGTATTTGTATCTTTCCTTCAACTCGTTGATAAGTGAACTTGAAAGTGGACAATTCTTCAGTGTCCTACCAAAAGTGGAAGTTGTAGATTTCTCCTACAATAACCCATCTCAAACATTTAACCAAAGATTGAAACTTTCAAAAGATTTTGCTAGTTTGCAATCACTCCAGACACTTCACCTAGAAGGCTATATATTCCATGAACTCTGTGAGGAAGATCTCAGACCTCTCTTTGGTTTGAGAAACCTCTCCGTTCTAAACCTGGGAGTCAACTTTCTCCAACGCGTCAATCTATCAGTGTTCAGCAACTTTCACAACCTGTCTTTGATTTCATTGATTGACAACAGGCTAACATTCACAAATCCTTTTCAGAGACAAGAGTGCAGAAGTGATGTTTTTTCTGAGGACAATGAAGGACATCACCGTGAAGGTCCCTACATTCACACAAATGAACAATTCCGCCATTACCCTCCATTTACCAAAGCCGAATGCCTGGCAACAGGTGCAGTTTTGGACCTCAGCAGGAACAATATTTACCATGTCAATCCAATTATCTTCACGGGAGCAGAGAACATCACTTGCCTCAATCTTTCCTCCAACTTCATTGCTTCCTATTTCAACGGGACAGAGTTTGCTGACTTTCCCAAGCTGAAGTACCTTGACTTGTCTCACAACAGAGTCTACATGCGTTCAGATTCCGCCTTGAATGAACTGAAAGAATTGGAAGTTTTGGATTTAAGTCACAACAAACATTACTTTGAGGTGGCGGGTGTCAGGAACAGTCTGACATTCATGGAAAAACTTCCACTTCTCAAAGTGCTCAATCTCAGTTGGAACGAGATCAATTCGCTGACCAACAAGACTCTGAAGAGTGGCTCGCTGAAGGAACTGCAGTTTCAAGCCAATCGTTTGGATATAATGTGGAAGAAGGACCGTGGATTTAAAGGTATTTTTAAGTCTCTCTCAAACCTAACGCACCTTGATATATCACTTAACAAGCTTAGTGAAATCCCAGACGATATATTCAGCTATTTTCCAAAGACGCTAAAATATTTTAGCATTAGCAAGAACACTCTTGCCAATTTTGAGTGGGAACAACTCAAATACTTACCCCAGTTGGAGACTTTGGATCTAAGTAAGAACAAACTGAGTAAAGTCACTAGAAAGCTATCAAAGCATATAACCTCATTGAAAGTCTTAGACTTGAGCCATAATCTGATCTTCAAGCTTCCTCACAGCTTTCTCGAAGATGACAAAAGCCTACTGATCCTCAGCCTTGCTTTCAACCGCTTACGGGACATCAGCGACGCATCCTTCCAGACAGGTAGCGATCATTACCTACACATGCTGAAACTCCAGAGGAACCCTATCCACTGCACCTGTGACCTTCTGGACTTCATTCTCTGGTTAGAGAAAAGTGAGACAGACCTTCCTTATTTAGCTTCAGATGTCTTGTGTGATCTTCCAGAATCCAAAAGAGGGCATCCGATGGTCAGTCTGGACTTCAAAAATGCCTGCATCAATAACGGTATTGCTCAAATCCTTTATGTACTCACCTCATCAATTATCACAGTCATAATGTCTACAACTATCGTGATACGTGTGTTCTACTGGGACATATCGTACATTTATAATTTCTGGAAAGCCAAAATCAGAAGTTACTACTTCAAGACGAATGACTGCACCTATGATGCTTTTGTAATGTACGACACCAAGGATCCGATGGTGGCAGAATGGGTACTGAACCACTTGCGTTTTGAACTGGAAGACAGAGGAAGACGAGTTCGTCCACTCTGTCTGGCGGAAAGAGATTGGACTCCTGGTATACCGATCATGGATAATCTGAACCAGAGCGTGAACCAAAGTAGGAAGACGATATTTGTGTTGACGGAGGGATTTGTTCACACTGGGATTTTCAAGACGGCAGCTTTCCTAGCACAACAAAGGCTTCTGGAGGAGGGCATGGATGTGATGGTGTTGGTCTTGTTGGAACCGGTTCTTCGGCGGTCGAGAATCGTAAACTTGCGACGCTGCCTGTGTGGACAAAGTGTGCTGGAGTGGCCCAGAAATCCGGCAGCAGAAGAGTTTTTCTGGCAGAGTCTGAGAAACGCAGTTAGGTTTGACAGTCAAGGTGTGCAAAGCAAATTGTATACAAATTACTTCAGTGGACGATGA
- the nr2f1b gene encoding nuclear receptor subfamily 2 group F member 1-B translates to MAMVVSVWRDPQEELAPAGSLDDQSGPGRDHHHHHRLSAAAHSPNTGLPSAEDKGQNSAQNQQHIECVVCGDKSSGKHYGQFTCEGCKSFFKRSVRRNLTYTCRANRSCPVDQHHRNQCQYCRLKKCLKVGMRREAVQRGRMPPNQPNPSHYALTNGDPLNGQCYLSGYISLLLRAEPYPASRYGNQCMQSANIMGIENICELAARLLFSAVEWARNIPFFPDLQITDQVSLLRLTWSELFVLNAAQCSMPLHVAPLLAAAGLHASPMSADRVVAFMDHIRFFQEQVEKLKALQVDSAEYSCAKAIVLFTSDACGLSDVPHIEGLQEKSQCALEEYVRSQYPNQPTRFGKLLLRLPALRMVSSSVIEQIFFVRLVGKTPIETLIRDMLLSGSSFNWPYMSIQ, encoded by the exons ATGGCCATGGTGGTGAGCGTGTGGAGAGATCCGCAGGAGGAACTGGCACCGGCGGGATCTCTGGATGATCAGAGCGGACCGGGGAGAGACCACCACCATCACCACCGCCTGAGCGCAGCCGCGCACTCTCCAAACACCGGACTGCCTTCCGCGGAGGATAAAGGACAGAACTCGGCGCAGAATCAACAGCACATTGAGTGCGTGGTTTGCGGGGATAAATCCAGCGGGAAGCACTACGGACAGTTCACCTGTGAGGGATGCAAAAGTTTCTTCAAGCGGAGCGTTCGGCGGAACTTAACGTACACGTGCCGTGCCAACAGAAGCTGCCCGGTGGACCAGCACCACAGGAACCAGTGCCAGTACTGCCGGCTGAAGAAATGCCTGAAAGTAGGCATGAGACGCGAAG CGGTTCAGCGAGGAAGAATGCCGCCGAACCAGCCGAACCCGAGCCATTACGCGCTGACAAATGGAGATCCGCTGAATGGCCAGTGCTACCTATCCGGATACATATCTCTCCTGCTTCGGGCCGAGCCATACCCAGCCTCCAGATACGGAAACCAGTGCATGCAGTCGGCTAACATCATGGGCATTGAGAACATCTGCGAGCTCGCGGCCCGTTTGCTCTTCAGTGCGGTGGAATGGGCCAGGAACATCCCTTTCTTTCCCGACCTCCAAATCACGGATCAGGTGTCTCTCCTCAGACTCACCTGGAGTGAACTTTTCGTGCTGAACGCTGCGCAGTGCTCCATGCCTCTCCACGTGGCTCCTCTCCTCGCCGCCGCTGGGCTTCACGCGTCCCCGATGTCCGCGGACCGGGTCGTGGCCTTCATGGATCATATCCGATTCTTCCAGGAGCAGGTGGAGAAACTGAAGGCCCTGCAGGTGGACTCCGCTGAATACAGCTGTGCCAAAGCAATAGTGCTGTTCACATCAG ATGCATGCGGCCTTTCAGACGTACCGCACATAGAAGGTCTTCAGGAGAAATCTCAGTGTGCTCTAGAGGAGTATGTGAGGAGTCAGTACCCGAACCAGCCCACACGCTTCGGCAAGCTGCTGCTGAGACTCCCCGCGCTCCGAATGGTCTCCTCCTCCGTCATAGAACAGATTTTCTTCGTTCGACTGGTGGGTAAAACGCCCATTGAGACGCTCATCAGGGATATGCTGCTATCTGGGAGCAGTTTCAACTGGCCCTACATGTCCATTCAATGA